From Phaenicophaeus curvirostris isolate KB17595 chromosome 2, BPBGC_Pcur_1.0, whole genome shotgun sequence:
AAACTTTTAATTATTGACTGAGGGTTGtggtgaagagatcccaaagatcaagtcacTGCTCAAAGGAACCTGGTTTTTGTTGGTAGATggtgtgaaagcaaaaatgacagaggTCCTAgtatcatagagtcacagaatcatagaaacattaaggttggaaaggacctctaaaATCTTCAAGTCTAACTGTCAGCCCAAGACCACTGTGagtactaaaccatgtcctgaagtacAACTTCTACATGGTTTTTGGAGACCAACACCCGCCTGGCTCCAGCCTTCTTTGAGGTGGTTGttgagagcgataaggtctcccttcagcctcttcttctccagtctaaatagccccaggtccttcagccactcctagaaaccctgggctccagccccttctccaggcatGCTCCAGcgcctcaaggtctttcttgtactgaggggcccaaagctgaacccaggattcgaggtgccaCCTCCCCAGTGCCAAGTGCATGGGGACggtcccttccctgctcctgctggccactccaCAGCTGATCCAAGCCAGAAGGCtgttgtccttcttggccaccacTGGCTCATGGTCAGCCAACACCCCGAAacaacaatcatagaatcatagaataaccaggttggaagagacccaccggatcattgagtccaaccattcccatcaaacactaacccatgtccctcagcacctcgtcctcACAGCCTTTCAGGAATCGATCTGTCGAATCGCTTTGTACTTCATCAGTATCATTTGCAGatgtgtgtcagctcagaagggatcTGTTTTGAGGGTGATTGtagttgatttttttcatttgttaaaaaagaagtgctgcaggcagagcctcaggggttttgggggtccgaCCTTGAACATacatagcagaggtgttccagccctcggaCCATCTCCGCGGCCTCCCCCACACCTctcccaacagttccatctcggCAGCCCAGCTGTGCTGAGGGCGTGAGGGCCCTAGTTAACACTGAGTTTGCTCAACACTGAGTTGATGTGAAAAGCAGGTcagggaaggggattctgcccctctgctccgctcctGTGACGCCTCACCCAGAGCCCTgggcccagttctggaatcccaacACAAggaggacatggatctgctggagcggGCCCAGAGGCGGCCACGGGGCTggtgtgagggctggagcccctctggagaggagaaggctgcccggagacctcagagcagcttccagtacggaaaggggctccgggaaagctggggaggggctgtttacgagggcctggagtgacgggatgaggggggatggctttgaattggaagggggaaggtttagaccagacattaggctgaatttcttcacgatgagggtggggaggccggggcccaggttgcccagcgcGGAGCAGGGCCGGAGCCGTTGCCGCGGGGACGGGCCCGCCGGGCGCTGCCGGCAGCGGCGCCGCCATGAGCGGGGAGCGGCCCCTGCCCCTCCTGCCCGGCTGCTGCTTCGGGGACGCCTCGGTGAGACCTCCGCCCCTTCCCCAGAGGACACCCCCGGCCCTGGGAGCCCCCTGCTCCCTGTCTCATGGGACACCCTCGGCCCAGGGGACACTGCCCCCCTTCCCACGGGACGCCCCCATCTCGGGGacccctgctccccttcccGTGGGACACCCTTGTCCCGGGCAACCCCAACCCCGCGGGGCGCCCTCATCCTAGGACCTGCCTGCCCCCCTTCCCACGGGACACCCCCTTCCCAGGGAACCTCATCCCCGCAGGACACCCCCATCCCAGGACCCTTGTCCCGCATCCCCATGGGACACCCCATCCCGGGGATCCTCGTCCCCCATCCCAGGGAACCCCATCCCCATGGGACACCCAGTCCCGGGGATGCTCGTCCCCCATCCCAGGGAACTCCATCCCCATGGGACACCCAATCCCAGGGATCCTCGTCCCCCATCCCAGAGAACCCCATCCCCATGGGACGCCCCATCCTGGGGACCCTCGTCTCCCATCCCAGGGAACCCCATCCCCACAGGATGCCCCATCTCAGCCCGTCTCCGCGTGACGCAAGTCATCATTTCACGGTAATGGGAAGGTCTGATGTGCTGGTGATGCTGTTGGGAGCCCTGGGCCCCAGCAGAGGCTTGGCCGTGCTCCTCAGGGCGAGCGCTACCCACCAGCTCACTCCGCCTCAGTTTTCCACTCCGTAAACAGGCATCACAACGCTCGCTTTCCAAGCGAGTGCTGAAAAGTGCTGGAGAAACCTTCTGTGTTCCAATAAGACAGAGCTGTTGTTGCTTAGTGCTCATgtgacagaaaaacagagatgcCGGGAGGAGGACGGCATGTGTGAAGCATTAGAGACCTGGCAAAAAGGACTTAATTCAGTGGAATTTGTTCAGATGCACACTGCCAGCAACTGGGATGAGGAGTTCATGTTctgggttttcctttttaaattgaCGGTGGTCACCAGATGCTGTGAGGTGTTGCCTGGCACCCACGCTCCCCTGGGAGAGCCATGAATTCATGAGGTGTGTTCTGTGGGCCCTCGAAAGCCTGTGTGCTGCTGACAAACACTGACGTTGCccaatttaaagacaaacttcctcattttcctttaatatttcCCCCACTGCTTTCCCTTGGTATTTGTTTAGCGGTAGGAAATGTCAGTTCTGTGGCAGGGCTGATGGTTGGAAGACCTTCTCAGTAAATTCTCTTGTTTTCACCCGACCCCATTCTCCTGACTGGTCTCTCCACAGCGATGGAAGATCTGTAATACCagtttaaagagaaaacaggcAATTATGTGAAATTCAAGTGGGACCTTGAAATTATAAATAAGATTAGAGGCTTAACCATGAGGGATAGGGGAGAGGGTGGGGAAGAAGTAGTCCATGTGCCTGAGGCTGGACTGACCGGAAATCTCAATCTGAAAAAGGAGCTGAGTCTTGTTTCTTCAGTGCTAGAAATGacaaaaagcaaggtaaagtcagaGATTTTATTATGAAGGGCTCACagtttctcctgtttttcttgGTAGCATTAAATGTTAAAAGCTCAGTGGGGCCAGGTAGGCATGACTTCAAAGGCATTAGAAGTGCAGGTGAGGTTCCAGGCATAGTGGACTGTACAATCCAGCTTGGTTTCACTTGGGTCCAATCCTAATCTTCAGCAGTGAAGAACGGGATCGGGCTGAGAGAGACCAGGTCCTGTTCACGGCTCTGacattgccttgttttgtgTCTGTAAGCAAAGCAGGGACCCCCTTGTGCCACCTGGATGATTATTTAGCTTGAAGCATGGCTGGTGTGAGGCGGGTGGCAAAGGTAGGTGAAAGGcttcaagaatcatagaatcatagaataaccaggttggaagagacccaccggatccgAGCAGAAAAAATAGCAGATGAATCCTATAGGCAGTGTTATGCAGTGCTCACAAAGGCAGAATTCTTCTCATCTTATCTGTCTTATCAGATTTATCATTAATCTCTAATTATAGAGACTTACACTATGGCCATGGTTATTTACTGTGTGACCCCTGTGTGGTCTGTGGAGAGAGGTGGCGAAACAGCTCACATGCTTTGGTACATTTCATAATCGCAGTCCTGTGAGCATAACACACCTTGatttagcccagagaagagaatcCCATGAGTATCAGCCCCAGGAGAGGgttaacaaaacaaacagtgaTGATTGAAAACCCAGGGGGTGCACTGCATTTACAGAGCAGGATCCCATGGTGCTCTGTGCTGCCACAATGCAGAGCAGGGAACAAAGTGTTTGTGAGATAAGTACGAGGGCAGATAAAGTGCTGTAACCCCATTCTAGGCACCAAGAGTAATGGCAAGAGGGAAATTAAGTGGTTTAAGCTCTTGGGGGATCTGTGCTAGTGCTAGAATTCACGTTCACTCTGATGCTTTgttcctccatttttttttagcctACTTGATCCATATGTAAAACGTGATCGTAAATAACTGCCTCTGCAGGCTATAAAGAAGTGAGGGGGGGCGTGCTGGATATTACActcttttactgttttcctgtgctttCAATAGCCATATTTGCTGAGTGTGTGTCATATTTTAGCAGCTGGGTTTCCTTCCACAGAAAACCTCTTTTCATCGGTCCCAGACGCTGGGCTACAAAAATGGATATGCCTTTTCTCGGCTGCCAACAGTGGGGATCGGTGGGGAGCGACTCTACGTAAATCAGCTTTCTGAAGCTGAATTAGATGAATTGTCCAGCAAGAGACTCGCGCTGACCTATGGGCAAGCCAAGAGGGCTCCACCTTCCAGCTTCATTCCAGCACACGTGGCTTTGGACAAAAAGGTATAAAGAAGCTTATTCCAGGAATATGTCTGGCCAAATTCAGAGACATAAACAGTCATCTCCCGGGTTCATGGGACAGCGCGCAGCAGTTTTCAGATGCCACAGCCCTTAGTCAGAGACAGCTGAACCCCAGGCTGAAAGAGGCTTTCTTTGCTCGGGAGGAGGATTATAGTACGTAAACGATGTAAGACATTCCCCACAAGTTACGCTAGAGCATTTCCAGCAGGCGGTGGAAAAAGATGGTTGTTGAACTCTGAAAAGCTTCACTTTATAACCGTCACCCTGTAAACCACAGCCTGGCCTTCTGTGTCTCCAGAGCTGTCTTGAGATTGTAACTGCGTTCAAACAGCAAAAGTCAGTCCGCAATGGGGACCCTGACAGACTGTTCTGCTGTGGTTTATCGATTTACGCTTGTGTCTGTCACCACAGCGCGTTGCAGCCCCTACTGTTCTAGTTGGTGCTTCCTGCGTCACATCTCGATGATTTTATCGGACTAGGAGGTGGCTGTGTGTCTGCTGGGAGCAGTCCTGAGCTGACCCTGGCTCTTAAATGTGCCAGTCGCAGAGGCTGCGACCTGGTGAGCGCAGCCACCGCAGATGGAGCAGTCACTGCAGGGCGTGCAAGCTCCGCAGACCTGAGCGTGTGCAAGGGGTTTGGACGCTGCCAGGCAGCCCTGGAAAGGCAGCCAGTAGCCAACTCTCAGCCCATCTGTGAGACAGCCTGGGGAGCAGATGTGCTGTGATAATTACTGAAGCTGTCCCTTCAGAGTAATGCAGATTTGCCATTTAATCTGTTAGattcttctctgccccttcattccaaacagagcagcagcaggggtgcCCATGCTGCTGGGGGAACCCACGGTCCCTTTTGAAACACTTTGCTAGCAGGTAGGAACTTGCTGGCTTTATCATCACTTAATTACCCCGGCCTCTGGGGTGATGCAGGCTGGGTTTGCCAGGCCAGTTGGCCAGCAGCCCCCTAGGGACAGTGAGTATCTCAGAGGGAATACTCCCCATAGCTCTGCCAAGGCCAGGAACTGGGTCTGGCTGGCTGATCTGTTTCCTAGGTTTTCCAGCAGAGGTTAGCATTTGCTGTCAGTGCTGAATTAGATGTGACTTCAGATGACCACAAAGATTCTAAAATCTGCAGAAGTGATTGAATTCTTTAGTAAAATCTCCTCATAGCTTCCATAAATTGGGGCCTGCAAAGCTGACAATAGTAAAGAAAGTTACATGATTCAGAAAAATAGATTATTGCCAGTCACCTCACAGCAGGTGAAACAGTGGGTGCTCGAGGAGGAGTAGGGAAAAGGCTGCATTTTTACACCTGTCTTATGCATCCTGGATTTGTCAAAGGCAGGTCTGGATAAAGAGCCCTCAGGATATCTCTGCTATCAGTCACAGATTATGCTGCAGTTCACTTTGATGATTTTATAGATTACAATCCAGTAACGGTTGCACTGCCAAAGCATATTACAAACAAGTTCTTTGTCTTAAAGGACTAATGGTTGTGTTcaatttgtttctctctttctctctccatttgGAATGTGTCCCCTTTGGCAGGTTTTGAAGTTCGATGCCTATTTCCAGGAAGATGTTCCTCTCTCCACCATGGAGAATTACCGGGTCCGCCGGGTGGCTATCTATTACTATTTGGAAGATGACAGCATGTCCGTCATAGAGCCTGTTGTGCAGAACTCCGGTCTTCTTCAAGGCAAACTTGTCAGACGCCACCGAGTGCCCAAGAATGACCGTGGGGATTATTACCACTGGAAAGATCTGAATCGGGGCATGAACATCACCATGTACGGAAGGACGTACCGCATAGTCGACTGTGACCCTTTTACACAGGTGCATTGctcatactgggagcactgacACAGAGAATCCGGGGACTTAGATATGGTCAGACCTGTTAGAGGCCAGTAGTCTTTCAGAATAAGGTTGCTTGCAATCTTTCCTTTTACTTTCTGTGAAGACTTCTTTCTTCAGATCAGTGGGGAGTTCAAGGTATAATATTTTGTGTGGGCTTATCAATTGCTCGGTATTTTTGCCCCAGGGCTGCTAGGAGCCCAACTGTTGTCCTCAGGACTTCTTGCAACATAAATTCTAAGGTCGGTTCTGTGTGTACAATGGCTCACCTGCTTAAAGTCCAGGTGAAACACTGTGTGTATGTGAAAGGGAAATTACTGATCTTCTTTTCTGACTTCATACTCCTCTGTTAAGAACAGGGGAAGGGAATGCAGTCAGTAACTCTGCACCCATCTACAGCCCAGCCAGACGAGTGGTTGCAATGCAGGTGTTGAGAATCATGGTACGAACTGCCCTTTCTAAGAGAGCTTATTTGTTGCCTGCTTTTCTATTTCTGGCTATTTCCGTACcagtaaatgaaataataaatatcCAATAATAAGTAATAATAAATACCAGTGTAATAGTATCCTGTTAGATTGTCCTCAGCATAATCTCAGACCTGGTAAACTACTATTCTTCCaagccaggagcagctgaggagtTAGGATGCTTCAGGGACCGTTCCCAATAGGTGAATTACATGTGGCCAACCTGTCCTGGTGGCTGAGACAGCTTAAATGCAGGTTGTTCCTTGCCAGCTGGCCTCTCAGTGTCCAGGAATGTTCCCAAGCACGTGTCGTGTATTGATGTGTATGTGGCTGTTGAGAACATGCGGGCCCGGCTCTGCCGGAACTGGTTGTCTGTTAAATTCAATTCAGATCAGATGAAAAGCTGGTTCTCATGTTAATGTTGGGTGGTTgatgaaaaacataaaatgagCTGTGTGGGCCTACATCTCAAGGCCACTACTCTATTCATCATTAACCGGCATCCTCCAGAACCAAAAATAGTGAATTTGAAAGCGTGAACCTGCCTTATGAGTCTAAAGTGATCTTGTGTGCCTGTTGGAAGTGTTTGCATAAAAGCTTCCTGGGCTGAATGTTTTCATGAGCCCCTTGGCAAGGCCAAAAAGGGGAGAAATCCATTGACTTCAGAGGTTGTTTGGGTGATGGATGGAAGTAGTGCCTCAGAGTTTGTTGATGCATCCCAGGTAAACAAAAAGGTCTCTTTGTAAACAGATTGACCTCTTTCTGTTGGAAAAGTATTCCTCCTGAAAGATGGACTGAAGCTGCCACTCTGGTACGTATCCTCATGGCCTGAAGGGCTTTGGTGGGCCAAGTATGGCTAACACTAACTTCCTTTGTCTGACTCACTAGGGAGCCCTAGGTCTCTTGCAAATTATGCCTGACTATGTCTGCAGGTACACACTAATGTGATCTTTCTGGTTAACCTACAAGAGACCAACTGACAGTTATCCTCCTTTGAAAGCCCAAAGGCCAAGGAAAACCGCTCAAGTAAAATTTCAGGATGCTGAGGACATGACTACTCTGAGTAATTGAAGGGCAAGCAAAGCTAAAAAGAAGCTTAAACAGAAACATCTTCTGTTATAGTTGCTATTGCAATAGAACTAATACTCCTGCAGTCTGCTTGTCCGTCAGGAATGAACTTGCAGTGTCCTGACAACAATCATCTTATCCTATCTGTAATCTCTAGTTGCCTCCAGAACTCACAGCAGCGTTAATGCCTTAAATGACCTCCCTAGGTGTTCCTGGAGAGCCAAGGCATCGAACTGAACCCTCCAGAGGAAATGGCTTCTGATCCTTACACAGAATTGCGCCGGACACCCATGCGCAAGTTCGTCACACCCTCAGATTTTGACAAACTCAAACAATTCCTGACTTACGACAAGCAGGTGAGCGAGCTGGCAGTGATTCCCCACTTTACAGCCTGTATGTGTTATCGAAACCCAAGTCTTGTGAGTGCCTGCAATCTTGCTCGTTCTAAAAGATCTCAGCCTGCCGAACAGACTCCAGATTTGCTCCGCGCTTGGCTTTAGtgagaaacaaaaccttttatgtttttctggGCTTTATGCCTTGTGAACAGAGTCTGTTTTGTGGCAGATCCTAATCTCTAGATCCTCCATTTgtctcttgctttctgttgaGATGAAATAAGCCACCTCTCGGGAAGCTAGCAGCTAGGTGCAGTCTGTTACAAGAGGGCGTGCTGCACCCACACCTCTTTCCCCCCACAGCATCAATGCCAGGAGCCAAAGGAGACAATTTCAGACAAATGCAAGTGCCACTTGCTCTGACTGAGTTCTCTCTGTGCACATTATTGACTAACACTCTCCTCCTCGCTCTTCTGATTCTTCTTTTCACATAGCAACAACATAAGAAACCCTACAGACTACACCCACATCAGAAGATCAGCCAGGGCAAGGACACGAGCTGAGTTCTGTGTGTCGCCCCTGGCCAGCTCTGACTCAAACACTTCCTGGCCGTCAGCGAGGTGTTAGCACAGGCAGGATCATACAtagctgctgcttcagctgtAGTCGCTGTTTTGAGGGGAGCAGACAGTTTTGCTGTGTGGATGCAGGCTGTGTCTGCCATTTTCCTGCCAGTTCAGCTTCAGTGACTCAAAGCATTAAAAGCTGGTATTTCCACTAGGCTGAAGTGGGGTCTGCAGTGAATGCAGCCTCTTCAGCACTGCCGCATGCACCCACCTCTGCCTTCCTCAGCATGAGAGCAGTAAAGAATTGGCCATGAAACCTTCAAGAGCTTTAAGAGTCAAAACAAGGTTCTGTCTTGCTGTACTAAGGTTCATTATAAAACTCGCTTCCTTTAGGACTAATTCCCTACCCATTCCTGGGCAATTATTTTCTGCTACTTTTAAtcatttcccctcttttttttctcatgcttcCTGGACTAAATTTCTCGTGTTGGTATATGCCATTCTCTCTCACTTGCCAGGTCTCTGTTGGTGCCTGCTGCCCTTCCCTCTGCTGCGTCAGCAGCTCATCCATCCTGTGCCCGTAGTACAGGTGCTTGGTTCTTctgtgcctggcagagaagatTGCTGAGATGCTTTCCATCACCCAAGCCATTTTGGCCCACTTCATTTGGACAAAGCATGATTATTTTCCTCTGGCTCTTTTTTCTCCGCCCTAGGTTCTTCGCTTCTATGCCGTTTGGGATGACACTGACAGTGCCTTTGGTGAGAATCAATCTTACATCATCCATTACTACTTGGCAGATGACACAGTGGAGGTTCGGGAAGTCTACAAGCAAAATGATGGCAGAGACCCATTCCCAGTACTGATAAAGCGCCAACGCTTGCCTAAAACCTTTGTGGACAAGATAAGTAAGTTTAGATTGGCCAGCACATCAATCTGTGCTGAGCTTCCTGCTGGGTAGACACATATGCGGTGGCTGTGTCAGAGGTACACTGAGTCTGGAGAATTTTTGCTGAGAACACTCGTGAGTGTCATACATTTGGGGTGAAAGAAAAGTTCCTTAAATGTTCACTAAATTCTGGGAAAGAGTGGCAGGACAGCAGTACCAACAGCTGCCTGCATCTATTATACAGCTTGCTTTTGTACCCTTTTTCACTAGCAAATTTTAACATCTACCAGattgattttttcttccttttgctccCTTGTCCTTAGAGACCTTCCCAAGTTGTGTGCTAGAGATCTCTGACCAGGAGGTGCTTGACTGGTACACAGCTAGAGATTTTGCTGTCGGCAAATCTACCACCCTCCTTGGCCGCACCTTCTTCATCTACGATTGTGATGAGTTCACACGAAACTTCTATCGTGACAAATTTGGCATCACAGACTTCCAGCCAGTGGAGCTAAAGAAGAAACCACTTGAGGAATTTCCACAGGTACTGCAAACAGTTTCTcaaaggaagagagaggggagaaagcAGTCAATATAAGCTCTTCTAGTAAAATACAGGTTCAGCTTAGTGAGAACCTAGAGTAAACAAGTTCAGCttaaagaaaagagcaaataacttgaaaaagatgcaaaaatGGTCATAatcaatataaaaatgaaagtcCTCTGTTGATTTCTagtagtatcatagaatcacaggatcaccaggttggaaaggacccactggatcatcaagtccaaccattcccatcagccactaaaccatacccctcataCTATAAAGGATAAAACATCTGTTAGTAATGATAGGAAGAACTCTGGTTATGTCTGTACTAGAAAATTAAACAGTgtcagggtttggttttggctggaaaGCCAGCTGGCACAGACTGGCAGCACTCATACTGCTAAACTCTCCCTCACACTCCAGAACAGGGTTGTAAAGTCCAAATTGCCTACTGGGGATGGTCACAGCCCTTGTTACCTCCTGCCCTGAGCCTAGGAAAGGCTCCAGTTGCTAGTCGGCCTAGACAGCAAACGTGGTGGTGATTAGATTAACGGCATAACTGTACAGATGATCAAGTTCCATTGAACAGGCAGTTTTAGTTGTTAGTGTAGCCATAATCTCTTTAGTCAGAGAAATTACCCAGATTTCTGAATTTTAGATTTTCTTAAttctcttaaatattttctatagGTAAAGGGTCTGATGCACA
This genomic window contains:
- the EFHC1 gene encoding EF-hand domain-containing protein 1 isoform X1, which produces MSGERPLPLLPGCCFGDASKTSFHRSQTLGYKNGYAFSRLPTVGIGGERLYVNQLSEAELDELSSKRLALTYGQAKRAPPSSFIPAHVALDKKVLKFDAYFQEDVPLSTMENYRVRRVAIYYYLEDDSMSVIEPVVQNSGLLQGKLVRRHRVPKNDRGDYYHWKDLNRGMNITMYGRTYRIVDCDPFTQVFLESQGIELNPPEEMASDPYTELRRTPMRKFVTPSDFDKLKQFLTYDKQVLRFYAVWDDTDSAFGENQSYIIHYYLADDTVEVREVYKQNDGRDPFPVLIKRQRLPKTFVDKIKTFPSCVLEISDQEVLDWYTARDFAVGKSTTLLGRTFFIYDCDEFTRNFYRDKFGITDFQPVELKKKPLEEFPQVIPPCNGYGIPEDSLQNCFALFPKPPRKDVVKMLENDNKVLRYQVALESPNPVDRKRRFILSYFLSNDMISIYEPPVRNSGITGGKYLGKTRVPKPGSTPDSIMYYEPSDLTIGSTIEVFGRRFVITGADEYVLNYLESNAEHFPAATLQSLRDHFHPQQVSKETANSAIPMLGITKQELEELILQVQEELKLQKSLNNKNIWEAFLECDKDGSGILDKAQFLALCNSLSVPTSAVLVHKLIDLCSCGEDKINYHIFLRAFPS
- the EFHC1 gene encoding EF-hand domain-containing protein 1 isoform X2, encoding MENYRVRRVAIYYYLEDDSMSVIEPVVQNSGLLQGKLVRRHRVPKNDRGDYYHWKDLNRGMNITMYGRTYRIVDCDPFTQVFLESQGIELNPPEEMASDPYTELRRTPMRKFVTPSDFDKLKQFLTYDKQVLRFYAVWDDTDSAFGENQSYIIHYYLADDTVEVREVYKQNDGRDPFPVLIKRQRLPKTFVDKIKTFPSCVLEISDQEVLDWYTARDFAVGKSTTLLGRTFFIYDCDEFTRNFYRDKFGITDFQPVELKKKPLEEFPQVIPPCNGYGIPEDSLQNCFALFPKPPRKDVVKMLENDNKVLRYQVALESPNPVDRKRRFILSYFLSNDMISIYEPPVRNSGITGGKYLGKTRVPKPGSTPDSIMYYEPSDLTIGSTIEVFGRRFVITGADEYVLNYLESNAEHFPAATLQSLRDHFHPQQVSKETANSAIPMLGITKQELEELILQVQEELKLQKSLNNKNIWEAFLECDKDGSGILDKAQFLALCNSLSVPTSAVLVHKLIDLCSCGEDKINYHIFLRAFPS